From Brassica oleracea var. oleracea cultivar TO1000 chromosome C3, BOL, whole genome shotgun sequence, a single genomic window includes:
- the LOC106330922 gene encoding uncharacterized protein LOC106330922, which produces MEQIFSGVHVSGAEGWSAQQGENELDNMEVENDDAASEARQTNPPARQTNPEPDAPSSSNGPRVSNAPRASSVPKPSRKRRAEQAADVMRSSLQSRDDILSHKNHLIESHPDLSCSQLKAMSVLHSLSSIRMWSPLYKAAYKHLREAATNRQTFLSYEDDENKIIYLEEETGESRYA; this is translated from the coding sequence ATGGAACAGATTTTCAGTGGGGTTCATGTAAGTGGAGCTGAAGGGTGGAGTGCTCAGCAAGGTGAAAATGAGTTAGACAATATGGAGGTAGAGAATGATGATGCCGCATCTGAAGCAAGGCAAACCAATCCTCCAGCAAGGCAAACCAATCCTGAACCAGATGCTCCCTCATCCTCTAATGGTCCACGAGTCTCTAATGCTCCACGAGCCTCTAGTGTCCCAAAGCCTTCTCGGAAAAGGCGTGCAGAACAAGCAGCAGATGTTATGAGAAGTAGTCTTCAATCACGTGATGATATACTCTCTCACAAAAACCACCTAATAGAAAGCCATCCAGATTTGAGTTGCAGCCAGCTTAAGGCTATGAGTGTCTTGCATTCACTGTCTAGTATCAGAATGTGGTCTCCATTGTACAAAGCTGCTTATAAACATCTCAGGGAAGCTGCTACAAATCGACAGACGTTCCTAAGTTATGAAGATGACGAGAACAAGATTATCTATTTGGAGGAAGAGACCGGTGAAAGCAGATATGCATGA